In Flavobacterium luteolum, the DNA window AAATGCTTCGTGATGGAGAAACAGATTTGGCTGTTATTCTAACCGAAGGAATTTTAAAAGATATAGCAGCGGGAAATCCGAGTAAAATTGTTCAGATATATGTGCAGTCACCATTAATTTGGGGAATTCACGTTGATGCAAAATCTGATTTTCAAACGCTAAAAGATCTTAAAAATAAAAAAGCTGCGATTTCGAGATTGGGTTCAGGATCACAATTAATGGCTTATGTAAATGCAAATGAGCAAGGCTGGGAAATGGATGATCTCGAATTTGAAATTGTAAATACAATTGATGGTGCCGTTGATGCTTTGACTAACAAAAAAGCAGATTATTTTATGTGGGAACGTTTTATGACTAAGCCTCTTGTTGATAAAGGTGTTTTCAGACGTATTGACGACTGCCCTACTCCTTGGCCTTCATTTATCATTGTGGTTCGCGATGAGTTCTTAAAAAAGAATGGTAAAACAGTTGAAACGATTCTTAAAATAATCAACAAAACAACTGTTGATTTTAAAGAGATTCCAGAGATAGATAAGAAATTATCTAAACTGTTCAATCAAAAATCTGAAGATATTAAAGAATGGCTGAAATTGACCCAGTGGTCACAAAAAAACTTGACAGAAAAATCTTTTAATAAAATTCAAAATCAGTTATTTGATCTGGGAATTATTGATAAAAAAAGTATTTTTGTAGAAACAGTAAAAGCATTGTAATACTTGCTTTTTGATTCGTATGATGAAATTCCCTAAAATTGACTTACCGCGATTAAAATCTAAACTACAGGTGAAATCACCGTGGGACAGGATTATTATCTCGATTCTAAGTCTTTTAATTACAATTCCGATTTTCATCATACTGCATCAAAATTTAATCGATCTGGAATGGGCATTCAATTTAGATCGCATATTCATCTTTATTTTTGTTTTTGCAGCCATATTTTTTCTTCTGATGTATCTCAGAACAATTATTATTTTGTGTGTTGCAGTTTATTTGTTAATTCTGTTTTATGGATCTGTAATAGGAAATTATGGTTTTAACGAAATCTCAGAAGATTATAATTCTATGATTTATACCATGTCCGACAATCCATATCCGCAAGATATTATTGTGGCAAAACTGCTTCCGTTTCCAAATAAAACAAAGATTATCAATGCTATAGAATACCAAAATCCTAAAGTGCGAAATTTTGCTGTTATGGCAACCACAAAGCATTTTAAAGGCATAAGAGGGTATTCAGATTATCGAACCATAATTCAATGTTTTGCTGTTTTTAAAGAAATAAATGGCAGATGGAATTATGTAAACGATCCAAAAGACGGTGATTATATTGCAACCGCCAGCGAATCTTTAGAATATTTTTCTGGCGATTGCGATGATCACTCTATTTTAATGGCTGCTGCTGTGCGCTCCATTGGCGGAACTCCACGCCTTATTCATACAAAAGGACATATTTATCCTGAAATTTTAATTGGTTCTATGATTGATTTGGAAAAAGTCAATTACCTAATTAAAAATGTTCTTTTTGCAAAAGAAAGTTATGGCAAAAAACTGCACTATCATATAGACGAACGAGGTCAAGTCTGGATGAACTTAGACTATACAGCAACTTACCCTGGAGGGCCTTTCATGTATGAGGAAATTTTGGGAGCTTTAACCTTAAATTAATACGCCTCAAAAAGCCACTTAGACTAATTTTGACTTCAGTTAGAGTTAATTTGTAAACGATTGGTTATCAGTAAAGGCTCCGAAAATAAAGGCTTTCTGCATTAAAAGCAATTCATTTTTATAAGTAAAAAAAATCTTCATAAATATTTGATTTCGAATATTTTAATGTCGTTTTTTTTTGTAACTTTTTCCTGTTTAACTTTTAATCACAAAATCATGAAAAACTCTAAATTATTTACCCTCGTAATTGCCATTGCTGTCGTTGTATTAATTGTTTCATGCCATATGAAAAGAGACAAGCTTGTGAATTCATGGAAAGTTACTGCCGTAGAACCAAAAGAAGCTGTTTCTGATTCTACAAAAAACGCAATATTAGCCAACGGTATGCTTACTTTTACTGAAGATGGGCATGTAACAGGATATTTGCTTCGTGAAATCACGGACGGAACTTATGCGCTAACACAAAAAGGAAAAAAACTTGTTATTAAAGATGAAGTTGGTACGCCTTATGTTTGCGAAAGCACTATAACAGACGATAAATTAATTCTAGATACCAAAGAAGCCAAACTAACATTTGATAAAATTTAAACAGAGAATTATCTCTTAATTAGATACAAAAAACCATTCACTACAATTGTAAAGAATGGTTTTTTGATTTTTAAGACTAAAATAAATATCTTTGCACTTCTTAAAATAAGCAACGCTTTATGTGAAAAATAATTTCTTTCAGGAAAATTTAGTACGCAACCACTTTTTAGTGGCTGCTAAATTATTTATCTATAAAAGAAAGGAATTATGCTTATTCTTCAAAATATCTCCTATCAGCATGAGAATAAAGACATGCTGTTTCAAAACATTAGTTTTGCACTCAACAATCATGATAAAACCGCTTTAGTCGGAAATAATGGTGTTGGAAAATCTACATTATTAAAAATTATTGCTGGCGAATTAAGGCCTTTTTCAGGACAAATTGTACAGCAATCAAAACCCTACTTTGTTCCGCAGTTATTTGGTCAGTTTAATGATTTGACTATTGCTGAAGCTTTACAGATAAAGGAAAAAATAACTTCACTTAAAGAAATACTTGAAGGTATTGTTACCGAAGAAAATCTTCAGCTTCTCAATGACGATTGGACGATTGAAGAGCGCTGTAACGAAGCTCTCTCCTATTGGCAACTCTATGATTTAGATTTAAATCAGAAAATGGAAACTTTAAGTGGCGGACAGAAAACGAAAGTCTTTTTGGCCGGAATTATAATTCATGAACCCGACTTGGTTTTCTTGGATGAGCCTAGTAATCATCTTGATTTTGTCAGCAGAACGTTATTATATGATTTTATAAAATCTACCTCTAGCAAATTGCTTATCGTTAGCCACGATAGAACATTGCTCAATCTTTTGAATAAGACTTTGGAAATGACCAAAAATGAGATTTCTGTCTATGGAGGGAATTATGATTTTTATAGCGAACAGAAAAAAGTTGAAAACAATGCCTTAGAACAAGATGTTCAGAGTAAAGAAAAGGCACTGAAAAAAGCAAAAGAAAAAGAACGAGAAACAATTGAACGGCAGAACAAATTAGATTCTAAAGGAAAGAAGAAGCAAGAAAAATCGGGTGTTGCTAGGATTATGATGAATACGCTTCGAAATAAAGCCGAAAATAGCAGTTCGAAACTTAAAGATGTTCACGCCGAAAAAATCAGTGGTATTTCTGAGGATTTGAGACAGCTGCGTTCATCGCTTCCCGCTATAGATCAAATGAAATTTGGTTTTAATACTGCTTCATTTATTAAAGGAAAAACACTTTTTAAGGCTGCGGATCTTAATTATACTTATGGAAAAAAAGATCTTTGGCATGAGAATCTCAATTTTGAAATTCTTTCTGGCGATCGTTTTGTTATAAAAGGTGCCAATGGTTCTGGAAAAACGACTTTGATTAAAATTATTCTCAGAGAACTAAAACCAACAAAGGGGAATGTTAGTTCATTGGCAAAAAAAACAATTTATATCGATCAGGATTATTCATTATTGAATCAAAATCTTAAAATTTACGATCAGGCTCAGGTTTTTAACGACTGCGGTTTAGAAGAACATGAAATAAAAATGAGATTGAATCGCTTCTTGTTTTCTAGAAATGATTGGGATAAACCTTGCAATGCGTTGAGCGGTGGCGAAAGAATGCGCTTAATGTTATGCTGTTTAACTATTAGCAATGAATCGCCTGAAATTATAATTCTAGATGAGCCGACAAATAATTTAGATATTCAGAATATTGAAATTCTTACTGCGGCAATTAATGAATATCAGGGAACGTTGCTTGTAATTTCGCACGATCAAACGTTTTTGGAACAAATTAATATTGAAAAAACAATCTCACTTTAAAAGCAAAAAAAGGCGTCAGAATTATTCTGGCGCTTTTTTTAGTTGCAAATAAAACTCGTAAAACATCACGTAATGATTACTTTTTAAGGGTGAAAAAACTATTGTTTTATGGCAAATTTTTTACGAAATAATCTGTAAATTGCAGAGAAGCTTATCTTTAAGCTATTTATTCTACAAGTATACTTTTGAAAATCAGAACTTAACGTTTAATTAAATGTCTTAAATTATGAAATCCAAAAACAGAATTCTTCCTGCCCTACTTGCTTTTACATTATTGATTACTGAAACTGTATTGCCATGTACAAGAATAGTTTACGAAGGTCTAAACGGAACAATTATTACCGCCCGTTCAATGGATTGGCGAGGAGAAATTCCGGCTAATCTGTGGATTTTTCCGCGTGGAATAGAAAGATCTGGAGAAGTTGGTACAAGTTCAATAAAATGGAAATCAAAATATGGAAGCGTTATTACGAGCTCTTGGGACATTGCTTCTTCTGACGGAATGAATGAAAAAGGTCTTGTAGGCAATCTTTTATGGCTTGTAGAATCGCAATATCCAGCATTTGAGAAAAATGGAAAAGTAAAAGGTCTGGCAGTTTCTTTATGGCTTCAATATGTTTTGGATAATTATTCAACAGTTGCAGAAACGGTTTCTGTATTAGAAAAGAACGAATTTGTTATTACTTCATCACACATTCCGGGAACTAATATTTTTGCAACTGTACATTTATCGAT includes these proteins:
- a CDS encoding substrate-binding domain-containing protein, giving the protein MKTVKIAGVPEHFNLPWHLCIENGEFEEENIDLQWTNVPEGTGKMCQMLRDGETDLAVILTEGILKDIAAGNPSKIVQIYVQSPLIWGIHVDAKSDFQTLKDLKNKKAAISRLGSGSQLMAYVNANEQGWEMDDLEFEIVNTIDGAVDALTNKKADYFMWERFMTKPLVDKGVFRRIDDCPTPWPSFIIVVRDEFLKKNGKTVETILKIINKTTVDFKEIPEIDKKLSKLFNQKSEDIKEWLKLTQWSQKNLTEKSFNKIQNQLFDLGIIDKKSIFVETVKAL
- a CDS encoding transglutaminase, producing MMKFPKIDLPRLKSKLQVKSPWDRIIISILSLLITIPIFIILHQNLIDLEWAFNLDRIFIFIFVFAAIFFLLMYLRTIIILCVAVYLLILFYGSVIGNYGFNEISEDYNSMIYTMSDNPYPQDIIVAKLLPFPNKTKIINAIEYQNPKVRNFAVMATTKHFKGIRGYSDYRTIIQCFAVFKEINGRWNYVNDPKDGDYIATASESLEYFSGDCDDHSILMAAAVRSIGGTPRLIHTKGHIYPEILIGSMIDLEKVNYLIKNVLFAKESYGKKLHYHIDERGQVWMNLDYTATYPGGPFMYEEILGALTLN
- the abc-f gene encoding ribosomal protection-like ABC-F family protein, giving the protein MLILQNISYQHENKDMLFQNISFALNNHDKTALVGNNGVGKSTLLKIIAGELRPFSGQIVQQSKPYFVPQLFGQFNDLTIAEALQIKEKITSLKEILEGIVTEENLQLLNDDWTIEERCNEALSYWQLYDLDLNQKMETLSGGQKTKVFLAGIIIHEPDLVFLDEPSNHLDFVSRTLLYDFIKSTSSKLLIVSHDRTLLNLLNKTLEMTKNEISVYGGNYDFYSEQKKVENNALEQDVQSKEKALKKAKEKERETIERQNKLDSKGKKKQEKSGVARIMMNTLRNKAENSSSKLKDVHAEKISGISEDLRQLRSSLPAIDQMKFGFNTASFIKGKTLFKAADLNYTYGKKDLWHENLNFEILSGDRFVIKGANGSGKTTLIKIILRELKPTKGNVSSLAKKTIYIDQDYSLLNQNLKIYDQAQVFNDCGLEEHEIKMRLNRFLFSRNDWDKPCNALSGGERMRLMLCCLTISNESPEIIILDEPTNNLDIQNIEILTAAINEYQGTLLVISHDQTFLEQINIEKTISL